ATGAGGGACCTCATGGAACCATCTAGACAATTAGGTCTTTGACTGATGTAAGAACAACCATTTGTGCTTAATTTATAGTCCAGGAAAGGTCCTCAGGAAAGTAAACCCATTAAAAACTTGGTGCTGCTGAGTCTCTCCATAGTTGATTGATTGTCACAGCATCTCCCACTGACCATTGCTGAAGACCACACCCACAATTCACACCCCTCACACCTCAGTTCAGTCTACTGCCTAAGATTCAAAAACAAGACTGACAGTTTTACGGACCAGACTGTGCGGATCCTCAACACCATCTGCCCCTGGGACTCAGTTCTGTAGAACCACAGAAGACTACGCAGTCAGATCTGACAATTGCACCTCCGAAGTACATTGATTCATCAATTAAATTGATGAGTCGTTACTCTCCTGGGAAGAAGGTTTACTAACTGATAATTCTTTCTGCTCactgctgaaaaaaaaggaatcctcgtgaatattttcaaaaagtcaATTAGGCTGATTTGATAATTAACTTAACAGTTCAAGAAAGAAGACTTTAATATCAAGACATGATCTAGATATATAAGTACATTCAACActgtttttgatgcttttgtgcaaaaaagaacattaaatttgatgtgtggaaacaaaacatttattgtaaaCAAAAGGAGTGAAAATtataaagtaaatcaaagaaaataatgaatttaaaacagaaaaatcgttaaatgtaaagtttctatagaaaaaaagaaacttctaGTTCAGAATTGATGCTCTGTGGTTCCagatgtgatgatgtcatcatagtCATCAGCCAATCCCTGCTCAGCATGTGAGTGCTGGGTCATCACCATGGAGACAGACGGGTCACttcctgcagacagaacagtttagaccaggggtcggcaacccaaaatgttttaagagcCTCTTCggactaaaaaattaaaaacaaatatgtctggagcTGCAAAACTTTAAATGCCTGATATAAGTCTTACAATGAAGGCAACACATGCTGcactaatgaacagtagaagaagagtagaagaagaatctcctccccgccactgcgtgcgtgaccgcgctgctccggtgtggataccacctgctgagcgtgcGTTCATAAACCCGCGTAGACCACGTTCTTGAACGCCCCATACATCGGCCGTGTGTGGTGCGtggcgggaggagattcttcttctattgtattttacttttcattagcgctcctctgtcatctacaacagggagaacctcagagcaaaaagtaaaagcgGTTGAAAATTccccaaatctttctgttttcacaactctgtccttttaaatgtccatcttggtgtcatattaacctgaccggacacaaaccgtaatgattcatttctccttcgtgatcacgtttgccacgtctgtgctttgaagcagactccgcccacaagcagctcccaaatccagctccttgattggtcacagctctgagctgcttcgactgtgcgtggaaatcttgaaccggattgaagatgcaccgcgctcaatgcgtgctgatttgtacgtggagctcgtgacccgacttaaaaaccatcgtagcaacgtgcgctcacgtgcgctccagacacATGGGCAGGATTTCTGGTGTGcgcatgtttgcattgacttttcattgtgAGTGTGCGCTTGATCTATAATatcaataatatataatatcaataatatataatatcaataatatataatatcaataatatatttccttcctcaatttttttaacattttcaaacatttttgaaaaagcaccATGGAGCCACTAGGCAGCGCTTAAAGAGCCgtatgtggctccagagccgaTCGATGttttagaaagaaataaaagatgattgatcaaatgtgattgattgatttctgtTACCTTTGTCAGTATAAAGACACCATAAGGAAGGTTGAGATGGTGTTTGGACTGATCACCAACAGGTGGAGACACAGTCTCAACACAAGACCAATGGAAGATAAGGCAGGAGGTGAGTTATCCTTGGGGGCCGGGGCTTCtgtggtgggcggggcttctgtgGTACTCAttctctctgcagagagaaTCCCACCTGGTTAGGCGACTGCATGGAGGAGATCCATGGTGAGATGACAGTGAAGCTCCTCACCTGAGACAGAGATCCAGCTGGATGGAGACTCTCCATGATCCCTGATGTGACACTTGTAGAGACCTTCATCAGACCTGGAAACATGCTggagggtcatgtgacctgtagGCTCAGTCCTGATGAGGGAGCCATCTTTATAGAAAGCAGCTGAGGGGTTGGAGGGAGGggtctttgattgacagctcagAGTGAGGTCATGACCCTCCATCACAGGGAGGACAGGACTCTGCAGGATCACTGATCCACCTcaacacagagacaaagcatttcatccatctgcacacagctgcagcaacaCTAACTCCACAGTCTGATCTTACCAGAGACACTGATGTTAACCACCATGctgctggctcctccccctctggacTCACACCAGTAAACTCCACTGTCTGATGTCATCAGGTAAAAGATTATACAAAAATGACCAGAAGGTTTTCCAAACTCCTCACACTGACtcctggtttcttctgtcatgTTCCACTTCAGAGTCCATCCTTCAGAGCTGTCGTTCTCACAGAACAGCATCACTTTATCTCCTTCAAAGAACTGAGATCTCGGGGGAATCACAGTGACACCAACTACAACAACAAAGTAAAGACACACAGAGTGTTGCTGCTTTcttggacacaaacacagagagtcCGACTGACTGAGGAAGTGGACTAACTTTGGTTTGTTGTGCAGCACAGCAGGgagctcagagctgcagagaaatgaCACTCAGCTTAGTTGGAGCTTTGATGAACGCTCTGCTGTGGGAAGCAGCATCTGTCAACGTttacacaccaacacacatccAGCAGACGGGACTCACCCAGCAGCATCTGGACAGATGTTCCCTCCATTCTTCAGCTGCAGGACATCAGACCATTATTAAAGAAGTGTCAGAACTGTGATGGTTCCTCTGAGGTTGGTTGTTATTATGACCTCTCTGACCactttgtgtcaattggtaacttcacctctgagccaatagaaattacatgtggagtgccccaaggctccatcctgggaccgcttctatttaacatctacatgctcccactggcccaggttataaagaacaacaacattagttaccatagctatgcagatgacacacagatatatattagactgacaccaggagaccgaggccctgtacaggctcttggtaaatgcattgaggacattaatgactggatgtgtcacaacttacttcaattaaacaaaaacaaaactgaggttattgtctttggggcacattaaacacattaaggcagtcacaaaatccgcctattatcatctcaaaaatatctcaaggattaaagatctgatgtctaaacAGGACCttgagaaactagtgcatgctttcatctttagtcgacttgattactgtaacagtgtttttacaggactaccaaaaaaatccatcaggaaactgcagcttattcagaactctgctgctcgggttctcacaaggaccaagaaagtagaccacatcagtccagttctgaggtctttacactggttacctgtctgtcagaggatagactttaaagttctgttactggtttataaagctttgaatggtttagcaccaaaatacatgactgacctcctgacccagtatgtaccagccagacctctccggtcatctggatccggtctttgatcagttcctagagtcagaactaaacatggagaagctgcattcagcttctatgctccacagatctggaacagacttccagaaaaccttagatctgctgaaacactcagtgtatttaaatccaggttaaagactcacctgttctcagtttgattaatatgtattcaaaagtttacgtctgactgtttatctatgcttgttttaaattaaaatctttttactttctttaattttatttaataatcacatttttactattcattttgattgtttcttttaatgttttatgtaaagcactttgaattgtctctggacacgaaatgtgctacaaataaactttgcttttctttgctagtttttctcaaagacttctgggaaatttctagtgcactcgattttgtaaatgtagattctgacagcactagaaaatgacgaacacactatataataataataatttttatttatatagcacctttcaagataaaaaccacaaagtgctttacagtaaaacacagaataaaacacaaagtaaaaccaaatataaaaacaggacATAAACACAGttatgaaaaagcaattttaaaaagatgtgtctttagctgctttttaaaagaaaactctgagtcaacagatctgaggctgagaggtaGGGAGTTCCAGAGGGATGGAGCTACTGCTGCAAAGGCTCTGTCACATTTAGTCTTTAACCGTGTTCTTTTGGCAACCAGCAGgccctggtcacatgatctgagTGACCTGCTGGGAGTGTACGGCTGCACAAGGTCCTTTATGTAGACTGGTGCTTGGTTATTTACAGCTCTGTATGTTAAAACCAGGACTTTGAACTGCTCTCTGTAGCAGACAGGGAGCCAGTGCAGCTGGATCAGCAGTGGGGTGACATGTGAATACTTAgaagttttggttaaaagccttgcagcagcattctggacaacctgaagacgttctaaagattttttactGAGGCATGTGAAGATGGAGTTGCAATAGTCAAGacgagaagaaataaaagcatgaatgagcATCTCCATCTCAGAACGTGACACAACTGGACTCGGTTTAGCAATGTTtttcagatgataaaaacaagaacgaaCAAGTGTACTGACATGAGAGTCAAGAGATAAAACTGGGTCTAGAGTTACACCGAGGTTTctaacagatgacctgacaaaagAGGCGAGTGGACCGAGCCACTGGACTATCTGGGGGTGGTGTTTGTCAGGAGCACAAACGAGGACCTCAGTTTTGGTTTCATTCGGTTGGAGAAAGTTGTCATTCATCCAACTCTTGACAGAATCCAGACACTTgtgtaaaatctgtattttaaaaacatcctgtggtttaaaagacacataaagctgaatgtcgtcagcataaaaatgataagaaatgtcattaaaagaaCTTAAGATGATTAAGAAGATGATGGAGATCAGCGTCCATCCTCtctgtagaccaggggtctcaaactcaaatcagccgggggccgctggaggcggagtctagttgaggccgggccgcatcaggattttcacaagaaaaacactgagaaaacattccagtgTTGAAGATATCTTTATTCtattataaaataatgaataaataatgaccgtcgtgtatagatctttgtgtgttgatttatatatatataaaaaataagggtatttaatgtccgtttctgaaatagtttatattgaagattaaatttaagatatattgctagggggtaggattgaaataagttttttaaacttcttcctactccatttagaactacataatagaggtgtaatgtttttatttaaatatttattcaaactcacggcccgcgggccatctgcggcccccgtcttcatatgaaagattactgttcgtgcggcccgcaaggttgatatgaatgacacttgctgtgtgcagagctgatcaaaccaatcacagtgaggtatatgactctggaggcgggacatcggcgggcagTCCAGGGcctcctcactcattcattcattcattcctccaatcagctgggtggaggaggagccatgaagcaccaaactcGATttgcgcggggaatttgctggcGGCTTGTCAAAAAATTTATTTCTGTCTCTGCGCcgcgtgtaggaggagctaccaggtctgtggatgtctctctcagaatgaacacacatatgatgtcgaggaatacattttttgagGTGTTGACTGTTCCTATtgaatcagagctccccaagcTCCGAGCCCCAAACCTGTAGCCCGTCCCGCGTGGCGatccgctgctcccgcctgtcagacatgtgatcctgagcttgacTCGCACGTgcgcgcgcgtgtctgtgacttttaaggttcacacaccggctgtgtcggcgcgcattccagtccatgtaaacgcgatagaagtccgatattctgctacgcgcgtttgaatagaacccccCATGGAAAGCGCCCCCCCCCAAATGCGCTGATGCAGCCGGCGCGCgcacgagcaccccacacctccaatgaatgtaagacaaatcagatttatttattgtgaggagttcttcaaaaatctacataaaatgaaatccttcaaagattttctcggtacCAGCGCTTCtctaactctgaaggaggatctgttaatacagacatttgaaactgaacaaaaataattagttttctctagtcagtcaatgtgtggtttcttcagttgtctgtatctgctgtttggtcattattattattttatttatttagtacaaatgtatttgtttttttaattcatcttttaatctacatggtaaaaaaacaagaaaacaacaacagaaaattctatataaattataaataaaaacattacacctcaattatgtagttctaaatggagtaggaagaagtttaaaaaacttattttaattctaccccctagcaatatatctaaagtttaatcttcaatataaactatttcacaAACGGACATTAAATAgccttatttttatatatatataaatcaacacacacaaagatctatacacgtcgttcattatttattcattattttgtgttaaaataaagatatcttcaacactggaatgttttctcagtgtttttcttgtgaaaatcctgatgcggcccggcctcaactagactccgcctccagcggcccccggctgatttgagtttgagactccTGGTCTAAATAGATGAAACTGTTGAAGTTCTCTTCTTCCTAACCACTAAAATTCTGCATATTTCAGGATTATCTAGTGGTTTTTAAAACCAACTCAGACTCATGTTCACCACTTCTGTTTTTTAGAAGCAGAAAAGACGTCActgatttaacaaaataaaacctcataaataagaacattttattctgactccactgtgttctgaagatcattcataaatatattatttttttacatagaaaaatgttcaaactaaaTACATTCTTTTCTGCATCAATACAGTCTGGTTTTTACAGAGGATTGTGGGTAATTTCTTGCTCACtggatttagaaaatgtagatttagattctgataaaacaacaaaagtttgatttagttgaatcagtagaaaatgaagtTAAACAGATTTTGTTCTTCTCTCtcagtgatgatgtcatcattctAGTCGTTCTGCTCTCTGACTttcattaaaatactttaaaatacagGAAATACTCATAAAACTGAATActactgtttaaaaaacaagagaTATTCATGATCTGAATACAACTGAAACAATTCAATCTTTGCTGAACATTTCAAAGGTTCATGTCTGTTCTTTATAGAAGTTTGGAGAAGTTAAAGTCTGAaagataaaacagttttagaacattttcttatctttttcctctggatgataaaatctaaaacaactaaaaatcaaatctaagaaaagaaacacaaacagacttTGGATGAATGAAGAGATTTGAGACAAAAACTGCAGGAATAACTGAGAGAATCAAGAATTTAAACTAAAGAATTAGTtactttaaagtgaaaaatctCAACTTGAAGAGAATCTCTTTTAGACATTTTGGTCATAAATCTGTATTTAGATCCTTGAACAGATCCAGTTTGACTTTCTCTAAATGTTGTTTCTGCTTCACCAGGAAATTCAAacgtttttcctgtttctgattttggttcattttcagattttttctcACCTGAAGATCCAGAAACAGACGAACCGACCAGAATGAAGAGAAGAACAGAACCGAACAGCACCGTGGTCCAACGTCCAGCAGCTTATGGAGTCTTCTGAGAGAACCAGAAGTAGTTCATGTAGAGGTTCATCATAACTATGTAAGCATTCTGGTTCATCTGAACCACTTCTGGTTTTTagttgtttctgttctgtttctcAGACTAAACTCTTTACTGAAAACTGAACTTTGGTTTTGGGATCAGTCTGTGTCACATAAGATCATCTCAATGTCATAGTTTAGTCTAAtgacagtaattaaaaaatccttaattttaaagtttgtggtgcgtttgtgacagaaatgtataaatctaacaaaccaaaatcagTGACTTCTaccgtatttatttattgaaccaGAAGTTGAATTTAAAATCCTTGAGTTTGATCAAACATTCAGAATCTTTATAATCATCTTAAATATAAATTCTGTTTCTTACTGAACCCAAAgggattttctgtggtaaacaacatcacaaatctttaaaaatgttttattttaatgttggtaAACTACTAAGATAAATGTCGTGAGGGATTGCTGGTGCATTGTGGGTACTGTAGTCTGGAGCCTGGTTAAAATGCACAACAGTTTCCTGTTtctgagtagaaaaacacatttttgttcaaagttcTGCTAGAATAACATCAATtgtgtcaactgttgaagagtaactaaataaatataaaactggagctaaagctccgatgttgaagcttttttggttttttagaaCTTAAGTCAGTGAACAGAACTTCTGTCTCCATTTTTAGATAGAAATCACTAGTCTTACAGACATTTTAtgttgaagatttgtttacttctggtgacagtCGCGCAGCACATTTGGCTTTAAagtccaacattattctgtattccAGAGCAATAAATATGTTACTatactctactatatttataaagatcatgaatcagcGATTTCAGCATCGCAAATTTTCGGTAGCAGATCAGGAGAATCTTAGTTTTTTACCATACGTGTTTCAGCTCTCTTACACAACTTTGGTCTATCTCTTATTCTTGTGTTCATTTTCGCTGTCTTTTCTTGAGTGATAGAAGGTTTGTTGTATTAGCATCGCAGCAGGAAAACCCTCCTAGCTTGTTTAAATACTGCAGCCTCACCTGTGAACTGAatctaaaataagattttattctgttgcttttttcttgtaaattacaGTTGCATTTACTTAGACTTAAaattaaaacgtcttaaaaacatattcatgattcatgaactttagataaggtgacctctgacctactcccattcaaagatcattaattttgacaaaaatgctgcagatttcatgattagttcaaaatgtgagaagatttgattaaaactgtgtaagttgatttttctttaaccttaaATTTTTGATAAACATGCAACAACATCgtgaaaatttgacatttttcccatgaaatgttagaaatcatctgaaaatgtaacaattactgagattaataaagttctgaatattaatatctgtttatagcttgttgtcattgttgataattatagTGAGAAATCAGTGTTTTCACATAGTTTTGATAAAAGTTGATGCTTTAAAGTAGTTTAAAGTTtgtatttaattatattaaatacAAAGATCAGGACTcctctgggggagtggtgagctgcagacacagctgcttCCTGGTAGTATTCAGTAGtttataataatacattttaattgttgGGCACTTTTAAGGAACTCAAGGTCGCCTTACAGTAAAAAAACTTAGAGATTTATACAATAATAAGagtataaaaatggaaaaacaataaaagaacagTTTGAGATGAAGGTGAACGGCGACACTACAagaacaaggagttgggggttgtccttaacattcggttgaattttaataaGCCACTCCCCCTTAGAATGATCTGTgcatttatgtcttttatattattttaacatctttcagagtaaagcagataaaaaatagcTGCTGGATGGATttcatgtgcactgtcccaaataaacaaatacagtagaaattaaagttcattttaaagacaacagtGACACACATAacaacagattatttgaaatcttgtttatttttttcatcaagaaTTCAATACATtccagaaagagtaaaaaatattcacagatttccttcatttagcaccaGTTATTCCTGATCAGCGTCACatcaaactacaagaactgtggggacactgtttcccacaatgcattgttttgtagtcctcaagacggcatgcagccagcgcagtacctattttctggctgcgctggcttaggaaggcgccttgaacccgcccctttctcgcgatacttcatgacggcgcacatttgacgttggtgacagaaactaaccaacatgcaccgcgATCCAGGCGATCTGCGTAGCGccgggggatctcaaacacgcctaaTTTCTGGCTTAGGAAGACGCCTTGACCCCGCCCCTTTTCCCACGATACTTCATGacagaaactaaccagcatgCACCACGCTGCAGGTGATCTGCACAGCGCCGGGTCCGCCTCTGTCATCAGACCTTCTTTctacaggaagtgacatcatcaGCTGGAATCCTCCACAGGAAGGAGATTCTCTGGACTTTGAGTCTGAAATGTTTTAGGCTTTGTCCGAATTGTCCTAacccccaactactaaaaactatatagtgtcctggattttaaaggtaatactgacacgacgtttatttatgcctccactttgttctgatggtgaaaatgtggatagtttattcaaatattatatttaaaaatgtttttttgttcaaaattgttcaaccgcaatgcattgtggtctttatctgctaatctagtgagcatcgatgtaagctagtttttcacaaagacttctttGCACCTCCAGTGCACCTGGTTTTGGAGTGAATAGATTCGGGCCGCACTAGAAAATGGAGAACGCTCTATGTAGTGATTAGGGGGcgaatttggacacaa
This Oryzias melastigma strain HK-1 unplaced genomic scaffold, ASM292280v2 sc00519, whole genome shotgun sequence DNA region includes the following protein-coding sequences:
- the LOC118598428 gene encoding sialoadhesin-like isoform X2; the protein is MEGTSVQMLLALSSLLCCTTNQIGVTVIPPRSQFFEGDKVMLFCENDSSEGWTLKWNMTEETRSQCEEFGKPSGHFCIIFYLMTSDSGVYWCESRGGGASSMVVNISVSGGSVILQSPVLPVMEGHDLTLSCQSKTPPSNPSAAFYKDGSLIRTEPTGHMTLQHVSRSDEGLYKCHIRDHGESPSSWISVSGSDPSVSMVMTQHSHAEQGLADDYDDIITSGTTEHQF
- the LOC118598428 gene encoding protein turtle-like isoform X1 yields the protein MEGTSVQMLLALSSLLCCTTNQIGVTVIPPRSQFFEGDKVMLFCENDSSEGWTLKWNMTEETRSQCEEFGKPSGHFCIIFYLMTSDSGVYWCESRGGGASSMVVNISVSGGSVILQSPVLPVMEGHDLTLSCQSKTPPSNPSAAFYKDGSLIRTEPTGHMTLQHVSRSDEGLYKCHIRDHGESPSSWISVSERMSTTEAPPTTEAPAPKDNSPPALSSIGLVLRLCLHLLVISPNTISTFLMVSLY